AGCTTGATCAGCAGCCGCAGCACGCCGTGGGTTGCGGGATGCTGCGGACCCATGTTGAGGATCATCTCATTCTCGAGCGGGTCGGTGAACTGGGCGCTCGTGTCCTTATCCTCCAGGGCATGGAGAAGCTTGCTCTTCTTACTCTCGGTTTCGTGCCCGCTGATCATGTTCTGTAAATTTACTTTCTGGGTAGTGGGATTGAATCGGGGATGCCCATGAGGGGGAAGTCTTTTCTCAGAGGAAAATACTCAAACTCTTCAGGCATATACATCCTGCGGAGATCGTTATTCCCGTCAAAGACGATCCCGAACATGTCGAATGTTTCGCGCTCCGGCCATCCGGCACCAGGCCATACGGAGGTCACACTCGGCACGTGAAGATCCGTCTCGTCGGTAAAGACTTTAAGGCGCAATCGCTGCTTATGATGAAGAGAATAAAGGTTGTAAACGACTTCAAACCTGTTCTCCGGCGTGTAGGCGTCCGCTCCGCAAAGATCACTCAAATAATCGAATGCGCAGTCCTGGTCGTCCCGGAGAAAGAGACAAACGCTGACAAGTTCCTCCTTCTTAATAGAGAGGGTTGTCTCGTCCCGAAACACCTTTACTCCCAGAATACTCGAGGGAAACCGGCTCTTAATTTTTTCTACAATCGCTGAATCCATGCTCTATACAATAGTGGTAGCCTGATAACCAGGCGCGTAAATCAATGCACAAACTTCACCTCATTTGACTCCTGACATCTGTTTCCTGAATTCTTCCTACACCCCGATCTGCAGCAGCCGTTGTTCCTTCCGTTCTTCGGCAACGGTCATCGGAGTGCTTCTGCTCTCTCCGCGGCCGATCTTTTCCTGGATCATCATGATGGCATGCAGGAGGTTGTCGGGGCGGGGAGGGCATCCGGCGACGTAGACGTCAACAGGAACGAACTGGTCGATTCCCTGGACCACGGAGTACGTCCGGTACATCCCGCCGGTCGAAGTGCAAACTCCCATCGCAATGACCCACTTCGGGTCGGGCATTTGGTCGTAGATTTTCCGGACGACTTTGGCCATCTTGTATGTAGTGGTTCCCGCTACGATCAGCAAATCGCACTGGCGCGGCGAGAAGCGCATCACCTCGGAGCCGAATCGCGACGCATCGAACCGCGGGTCGACGAGCGCCATCATCTCGATGCCGCAGCAGGAGATCCCGAGCGGCATCGGCCAGACAGAATTTTTTCTGCACCAGTTGATGGCCGCGTCAATTCTCGTCGTGATGATACTGTCGCCTAAAGCGTGTTCTAATCCCATTTCAACGCACCCTTCTTCAAGATATACAGATACCCGATCAGCAATGTCGCGATGAAAATCACCATCTCTATATATCCAAACAATCCAAGGGCCCGAAAGTTCACCGCCCATGGATAGAGAAAGATGACCTCGATGTCAAACAAGATAAAGAGGACGGCAACCATGTAGTACTTTACGGAAAATCGTTCACGGGCGGATCGGACCGGCTCCACGCCGCTTTCGTACGTCGAAGTTTTTTCATCGTTCGGGCGATGCGGACCGAGCCACTGGTGTAATTTCAGAAGAACGATGCCGAGGGTCAGCCCTGCCGCCAGCATAAGAATAACGGGAATATACGATGTCATCATAGGGGAAAAGGCGTGTCTTATCTTTATGGATGAAAATTATTAAAAAAATGGGGCAAAGTCAATGAGGGGATCGCGCACACTTTTTCTCTCTGAGTCGCAATAAAGAGAAGTGAGTAATCTTGATAACGGTGTGATTTTTTTTAGAGTAATATTTCTTATCCTGACGTCATGCGAAAAAGTATTACGATATTCCTGTGTGCGTGAAGATGTTTTGAGGTCGGAAAATCCATTGATCGAAATTTATCCCCTGTATTTCCACAAGATTATTTTATTGTTAAGACCTCAACCGATATTCGCGAATTTTTATTTTGAACTTGTATGGTAATGGTCATAACGGCAATAAGTGTATTCGGTCAAACTTCCCGCCGCGCCCAATGAGTAGTGTCAAGCCATATTTTTCTTTCCAATATTATTTCTCATTTTTTACTTGACTTGTATTCGTTAACCGGCTATATTCACAACCAGTTAGCTATTGATTTCCCCCCAGCTATTGTTCATCCGAAAATAAGAGGTTCCCAAGAGTTGAAAATCCCGCTCGTTTACGGCGGGAAGTTAATTATTTGAACGGGGGATGCAACGCTTTTTCCCGGCAGGCAATTCACCTTACATCGATATTATCAAGATCAGAGAGGAAGTTAGAAATGGCAGAAAAAGAAACGGCAGTCGCTGACCAGAAGAGGGGAAGTACGCGCACAGCAGGTGTTGCTGCTTCGGTCGGGCTTTCAGTCCAGCGGTATTTTACGAAGCCGGGTGTTCATCCCTTTGATGAGATCGAATGGGAACTGCGGACAGCTGTCATTTCTAACGAGAAAGGGGAGAAGATCTTCGAGCAAAAGAATGTTGAAATTCCGAAGTCATGGTCGATGACCGCGACCAACGTCGTCGTATCGAAATATTTTCACGGCTTGATCGGCACTCCCGAACGGG
The Bacteroidota bacterium genome window above contains:
- a CDS encoding NADH-quinone oxidoreductase subunit C, with the protein product MDSAIVEKIKSRFPSSILGVKVFRDETTLSIKKEELVSVCLFLRDDQDCAFDYLSDLCGADAYTPENRFEVVYNLYSLHHKQRLRLKVFTDETDLHVPSVTSVWPGAGWPERETFDMFGIVFDGNNDLRRMYMPEEFEYFPLRKDFPLMGIPDSIPLPRK
- the nuoB gene encoding NADH-quinone oxidoreductase subunit NuoB; its protein translation is MGLEHALGDSIITTRIDAAINWCRKNSVWPMPLGISCCGIEMMALVDPRFDASRFGSEVMRFSPRQCDLLIVAGTTTYKMAKVVRKIYDQMPDPKWVIAMGVCTSTGGMYRTYSVVQGIDQFVPVDVYVAGCPPRPDNLLHAIMMIQEKIGRGESRSTPMTVAEERKEQRLLQIGV
- a CDS encoding NADH-quinone oxidoreductase subunit A, with the translated sequence MMTSYIPVILMLAAGLTLGIVLLKLHQWLGPHRPNDEKTSTYESGVEPVRSARERFSVKYYMVAVLFILFDIEVIFLYPWAVNFRALGLFGYIEMVIFIATLLIGYLYILKKGALKWD